The following proteins are co-located in the Paludibaculum fermentans genome:
- a CDS encoding RHS repeat domain-containing protein: MRSVTTQSGVLVYLDNVLKVGPITTPFPNYYNSGLGIDGMAGTGNGFYSVDLGALDVTAPNPVSGASIVVSAQPTSVGLSWAGASDSGTGTARYVLYRNGAYLSETPSTPLTDTTVTPTATYTYTIYAVDFHNNWSTGTNKTVTVPTNSGPEWMRRGLRPTSSYWGGEGENIGLFSGNVNFALPLITAVGRNGWKLPLGLSYNSQNWKQDQSGTYNSGQDIGYGYGWIMTPGKIKPSYSDSVTVHHYTYTDPSGAEYHLDVNESGKWRTKEGPLVRFEASTQKLWFPDGSYWCFYGLSGGNEADAGTMYPTDLYDRNGNLTKIQYMQGSQAPAGSTSGRIATIADIRASQDLGAVFQFEYNTDAVPHLIRITNLIAPDQKFEFTYSTGQTLKSPFSPYGTFGTTTLLTTVTHMGLGLSHTFAYATNNSGELDNVTMPRGGRLRWSYTDILYGNQQRFREVNNRWLRMCTSCSEYWYEITAPGSVPTAGHLSRTIVDPGNSRANDHVWYFDNSVSSAYFGFTTKEEERVLTPSQRALVRWETTWTVNSNQNPYASVVTTKLDPGTTSEKVSKVEFTRDGYLNATEERQYDYEDLTTPARRAWKVMDTTMASQGMYDRVQSVGVTAGSQTVTTAQFKYDGAASTDCGSSSVALTDAPNITFHDSAFGTSKTDRGLPTWVSQLGKPNVCVSYNIAGNVIKSREPSTSKEVAVTLNETTKYTVPSMTTPNGNSNLATSYQWNQMLGLTQTTGANGATSSFTYDSIQRPATTTNAHGGVSTYSYWTNSTAVATDAGSQGTDFDGFGRTVQSRVGSPSATLSITDTQYAPCACSPTGKLKRVSRPYAVGGTPKYTEYTYDGRGRTVTVALPDSAGQTTYLYEGNTVLVTSPVRDSTRPIWKKYIMDAFGNLVHVIEPNPAYTVGGSEPQEVITDYTYNLFNQLRTVTMRRGTTTQTRTFNYNSLFQLTSVVQPESGTTSYTYWTDGQIRTKTDAKGNVTTYVRDGYGRLGAIYRKPSGAPVDDPTQTTTYGYDTGVNAQGRLSSVAVGAATETYEYTAGGLVSKKSVTFPNNDTPLQALYTYDTLGRMISLKYPDVYNSSGAVAEVGRTLGYQYFDPMGPQKLTDSTYTSPGWRVTAQRNAAGQLTQMVVCQPNGTSETETFSYNSLGQLTQSSGRGSNIEYRYSTTGNDGRITSRKDNISGEEVSYTYDQLGRLIEAVTTGPEWGLTWAYDGFGNRLRQEVTKGGRAAVFSVDPATNRLSGGGVTYDANGSIESFGTGAGTGAYDVDNRMVSMSLDASNVERYAYSAANQRIQVTRANGTVETFFYGLAGELLGVYQRGTKANGHKYFSSASIRVWFSGRLISSGANSVVTDRLGSVVKDGSEALRYYPYGDQNPGSTTEDREKFATYTRDGFSGLDYAQNRYYSSQWGRFTSADPYGGSARPRAPQSWNRYSYTDSDPINRNDSSGLCWWCRFSAPDDFGIQGWLDSQSEVGGGDLDWWVPATGPGLEQPEPGAAPALPPLILSGQESADVTTAKMRGWLTTELDTLSAGCKNALSNYMGTLRSNIQNLKFYDATLAEGFLLLNQVDPRLSGSQSIRGLAASMIANNPNSSVTAFVLTVTDAAGTKMTNNIILTAAFSQISEVGGDPHLVLLHEALHSILNKDDNELAKDLGISISSGQTSSSAITQWLGANCPKP, translated from the coding sequence ATGAGGTCGGTAACAACGCAATCCGGGGTTCTGGTGTATCTGGACAATGTGTTGAAAGTGGGCCCGATCACCACGCCATTCCCGAATTATTACAACTCCGGGTTGGGGATTGACGGCATGGCCGGAACGGGCAATGGTTTCTACAGCGTCGATTTGGGTGCATTGGATGTCACAGCCCCGAATCCGGTGAGCGGCGCTTCGATTGTCGTCAGCGCACAGCCGACGTCCGTAGGGCTTTCGTGGGCTGGCGCGTCCGACTCCGGTACCGGAACGGCGCGCTACGTGCTCTATCGGAATGGTGCCTACCTGTCGGAGACCCCGAGTACCCCCCTCACTGACACGACCGTTACCCCCACCGCCACCTACACCTACACGATCTATGCCGTCGACTTCCATAACAACTGGAGCACTGGAACCAACAAGACCGTCACTGTCCCCACCAACAGCGGACCCGAATGGATGCGGCGCGGCCTCCGCCCGACGAGTTCCTATTGGGGCGGCGAAGGCGAGAATATTGGGCTGTTCAGCGGGAATGTCAATTTCGCCTTGCCTCTGATCACCGCCGTGGGTCGAAACGGCTGGAAACTGCCTCTGGGCCTCAGCTACAACTCCCAGAACTGGAAGCAGGACCAGTCAGGAACCTACAACTCCGGCCAGGACATAGGTTATGGCTACGGCTGGATCATGACGCCCGGGAAGATCAAGCCGAGCTACAGCGATTCCGTCACGGTTCACCACTACACCTACACCGACCCGAGCGGAGCGGAGTACCACCTCGATGTGAACGAAAGCGGGAAGTGGCGCACCAAGGAAGGCCCTCTGGTTCGATTTGAAGCTTCCACTCAGAAGCTCTGGTTCCCGGATGGCAGCTATTGGTGCTTCTACGGGCTCTCTGGCGGTAACGAGGCCGACGCCGGAACGATGTATCCCACGGATCTCTATGATCGCAATGGAAACCTGACGAAGATCCAGTACATGCAGGGGAGCCAGGCGCCGGCGGGTTCCACCAGCGGCCGGATTGCCACGATCGCCGACATCCGGGCCTCGCAGGACCTCGGCGCGGTTTTCCAGTTCGAATACAACACGGATGCCGTACCACACCTGATCCGCATCACGAATTTGATCGCCCCCGATCAGAAGTTCGAGTTCACTTACTCGACGGGGCAGACGCTGAAGTCGCCTTTCTCCCCGTACGGGACCTTCGGGACGACGACTTTGCTCACAACGGTGACGCACATGGGCCTCGGCCTATCGCACACGTTTGCCTACGCCACGAACAATTCCGGCGAACTGGACAACGTGACGATGCCGCGTGGCGGCCGGCTGCGCTGGAGCTACACCGACATTCTGTACGGGAATCAGCAGCGGTTCCGCGAAGTGAATAATCGCTGGCTGCGGATGTGCACGAGCTGCAGCGAATACTGGTATGAGATTACCGCGCCGGGCTCGGTCCCGACGGCAGGCCACTTGTCCCGGACCATAGTGGATCCCGGCAACAGCCGCGCGAACGACCACGTCTGGTACTTCGACAACAGCGTCTCCTCCGCATACTTCGGATTCACTACGAAGGAAGAGGAGCGGGTCCTGACCCCGTCGCAGCGGGCATTGGTCCGCTGGGAAACCACCTGGACGGTGAATTCGAACCAGAATCCGTATGCCAGCGTGGTTACCACCAAGCTCGACCCAGGCACCACCAGCGAAAAGGTGTCCAAGGTGGAATTCACTCGCGACGGCTATTTGAATGCCACGGAAGAGCGCCAGTATGACTACGAGGATCTGACCACCCCGGCCCGGCGCGCCTGGAAGGTGATGGATACCACCATGGCGAGCCAAGGGATGTATGACCGCGTCCAGAGCGTTGGGGTCACCGCCGGTTCACAGACGGTGACCACCGCCCAGTTCAAGTACGACGGCGCGGCGAGTACGGATTGCGGCAGTTCCAGCGTGGCATTGACCGACGCGCCAAACATCACCTTCCATGACTCGGCCTTCGGGACATCAAAAACCGATCGTGGGCTGCCGACCTGGGTTTCGCAGTTGGGCAAGCCCAACGTGTGCGTGAGTTACAACATTGCCGGCAACGTGATCAAATCGCGCGAGCCTTCGACTTCGAAAGAGGTGGCGGTCACACTCAATGAGACAACGAAGTACACCGTTCCGTCTATGACGACTCCGAACGGCAATTCCAATCTGGCGACCTCCTACCAGTGGAACCAGATGCTCGGGTTGACACAGACTACGGGCGCCAATGGGGCGACTTCGTCCTTTACGTACGATTCGATCCAGCGGCCGGCCACTACCACGAATGCCCACGGCGGGGTGAGCACCTACAGCTATTGGACGAACTCCACGGCTGTGGCCACGGATGCCGGATCTCAGGGGACGGATTTCGACGGTTTCGGCCGAACAGTTCAATCGCGAGTCGGTTCCCCGAGTGCAACTTTGTCGATTACGGATACGCAGTACGCGCCCTGCGCCTGCTCGCCGACCGGCAAGCTGAAGCGGGTATCCCGGCCCTACGCCGTGGGCGGGACGCCAAAGTACACTGAATACACGTATGACGGCCGTGGTCGGACGGTGACGGTGGCACTCCCGGATAGTGCGGGGCAGACCACTTACCTGTACGAAGGGAATACAGTACTAGTAACGTCGCCGGTTCGGGACTCAACGCGGCCGATTTGGAAAAAATACATAATGGACGCCTTTGGCAATCTGGTGCACGTGATCGAACCGAACCCCGCATACACTGTGGGCGGAAGCGAGCCACAGGAAGTCATCACGGACTACACCTATAATCTCTTCAATCAACTGCGGACCGTGACGATGAGGCGGGGCACGACGACGCAGACCCGCACCTTCAATTACAACTCTCTCTTCCAGTTGACAAGCGTGGTTCAGCCTGAGTCCGGCACAACCTCCTACACTTACTGGACGGATGGACAGATCCGCACCAAGACCGATGCGAAGGGCAATGTAACCACTTACGTGCGGGATGGCTACGGACGGTTGGGCGCCATCTATCGCAAACCCTCAGGGGCGCCGGTGGATGACCCTACCCAAACGACAACGTACGGCTACGATACGGGCGTGAATGCCCAAGGCCGACTGAGCAGCGTGGCTGTGGGAGCGGCCACCGAGACCTATGAGTACACAGCGGGCGGTCTGGTAAGCAAGAAGAGTGTCACATTCCCGAATAACGATACTCCTCTGCAGGCACTTTATACGTATGACACTCTCGGCCGGATGATCTCTTTGAAGTACCCGGATGTCTACAACAGCAGTGGCGCCGTGGCCGAGGTGGGGCGGACTCTGGGTTATCAGTACTTCGATCCAATGGGCCCGCAGAAGCTGACGGATTCCACCTACACATCGCCTGGTTGGCGGGTGACGGCACAAAGGAATGCCGCTGGCCAATTGACCCAAATGGTGGTCTGCCAGCCCAATGGGACTTCTGAGACGGAGACATTCTCCTACAACTCCTTGGGGCAGTTGACGCAAAGCTCAGGCCGAGGTTCGAACATCGAGTATCGCTACTCGACAACAGGCAACGACGGCCGGATTACGTCGAGAAAAGACAACATTAGCGGAGAGGAGGTTTCATACACCTACGATCAACTCGGAAGACTGATAGAGGCAGTAACCACCGGGCCGGAGTGGGGCCTGACGTGGGCTTACGATGGCTTCGGCAATCGGCTGAGGCAGGAAGTGACGAAAGGCGGGCGCGCCGCGGTGTTCAGCGTAGATCCGGCCACCAACCGGTTGAGCGGGGGCGGAGTAACGTATGATGCAAATGGTAGCATCGAGTCCTTTGGGACCGGTGCCGGTACAGGCGCATACGATGTGGACAATCGCATGGTGTCGATGTCGCTGGATGCAAGCAATGTGGAGAGGTATGCCTACTCAGCGGCGAATCAACGGATCCAGGTGACACGAGCGAATGGGACGGTTGAGACCTTTTTCTATGGCTTGGCAGGGGAACTGCTCGGTGTGTACCAACGAGGGACCAAGGCCAACGGGCACAAATACTTCTCGTCAGCGTCAATTCGAGTGTGGTTCTCAGGCCGGCTGATCAGCAGTGGGGCGAACTCAGTGGTGACGGACCGGCTCGGCAGTGTCGTCAAGGATGGGAGTGAGGCGCTGAGGTACTACCCCTATGGGGATCAGAATCCGGGGAGCACGACGGAGGATCGCGAGAAGTTCGCGACGTATACGCGGGATGGTTTTAGTGGGTTGGATTATGCTCAGAATCGGTACTATTCGTCGCAGTGGGGGAGGTTTACGAGTGCGGATCCGTATGGTGGGAGCGCAAGACCAAGGGCCCCACAGAGTTGGAACCGGTATTCGTACACCGACAGCGACCCGATCAATCGCAATGATTCGAGTGGACTGTGTTGGTGGTGCAGATTTAGTGCGCCCGACGACTTTGGCATTCAAGGGTGGTTGGATTCACAGTCAGAAGTAGGAGGCGGCGACCTCGATTGGTGGGTGCCTGCCACTGGCCCTGGACTTGAACAGCCGGAGCCGGGTGCAGCACCAGCGCTGCCTCCACTCATCTTGTCAGGGCAAGAATCCGCGGATGTGACGACCGCTAAGATGCGAGGGTGGTTGACGACCGAACTCGACACCCTTTCTGCCGGATGCAAGAACGCACTCTCAAATTACATGGGGACCCTTCGCTCAAACATCCAGAACTTAAAATTCTACGACGCCACTCTCGCTGAAGGCTTCCTGTTGTTGAATCAAGTGGATCCACGACTAAGCGGAAGCCAGAGTATTCGAGGGTTGGCCGCCAGTATGATAGCAAACAATCCCAATTCGAGCGTTACGGCCTTCGTACTAACCGTGACAGATGCTGCGGGCACTAAAATGACAAACAACATCATTCTCACCGCCGCATTCTCTCAGATTTCCGAAGTTGGAGGCGATCCCCATCTGGTCCTGCTGCATGAAGCGCTACATTCTATTTTGAATAAAGACGATAATGAGTTGGCGAAAGATCTAGGGATTAGTATATCTTCCGGTCAGACCTCTAGTTCAGCGATCACTCAGTGGCTTGGCGCGAATTGTCCAAAACCATAG
- a CDS encoding carboxypeptidase regulatory-like domain-containing protein: protein MKITPILFACLATQLICAQSEPGLAFRVHVVDSINKSPVGGASVVLDKDRARRISGRTDRAGVFAGRSPAAGGHLLNVARNGYRMARGAIMGTRIELNAGTETDVTVEMMPLGVVAGRVIDQYGDPVSHAIVRTEKRQSLPGQDPFYESDAFAVTDDLGQYRVADVEPGKHYLAVEYSSTHEESAAGTSSRYRWPKTAGLVLYPDATSIEQAQQVETVAGETKQLNDIHLKIQPAITISGKIKPAPAGTGPSLSLRRTTQLGLATSAMVQAASSKPDGTFKLEALPGAYVLTASDPKTGRASKPLTLNVRDESISNIELELTTGFEIRGRITVDGTGSADLSKLRLHLGGSPVNVDSNGVFQANLTDGIGDYWLQGLPEGWYVRDVSLAGRRLTGRRFAVELGVSDLAIVLSPRGARVEVTFETTTGGLPPVMVTLLPDSGAIPDAESALHSEPNATGKAVLTSVPPGVYHVFALDASSWPLFMRPDILMEKHRAGAPQLRVAEGERKTLVVPLLKVEPE from the coding sequence ATGAAGATCACTCCGATTCTTTTCGCCTGCCTCGCCACGCAACTGATATGCGCACAGAGCGAGCCCGGATTGGCTTTCCGGGTGCATGTCGTCGACAGCATCAACAAGAGCCCGGTCGGCGGCGCGAGCGTTGTGCTGGACAAAGATCGTGCTCGGCGGATCTCTGGCCGTACCGACCGCGCCGGAGTGTTCGCCGGGCGGTCACCTGCTGCCGGTGGGCATCTCCTGAACGTCGCACGCAATGGGTACCGTATGGCACGCGGTGCGATCATGGGCACCAGGATTGAACTGAACGCGGGGACCGAAACTGATGTGACTGTGGAGATGATGCCGCTAGGTGTGGTGGCCGGCCGGGTCATCGATCAGTACGGCGATCCGGTGAGTCATGCGATTGTCCGGACGGAAAAGAGGCAGAGCTTACCGGGTCAGGACCCGTTTTATGAGAGCGACGCGTTCGCGGTGACGGATGATCTGGGCCAATACCGTGTCGCGGATGTGGAGCCCGGGAAACACTATCTGGCCGTTGAGTACAGCAGCACCCACGAAGAAAGTGCAGCCGGCACTTCTTCACGCTATCGATGGCCGAAGACCGCTGGACTCGTCCTTTATCCGGATGCGACCTCCATAGAGCAGGCACAGCAGGTAGAGACCGTAGCGGGGGAAACGAAGCAGTTGAATGATATTCATCTGAAGATCCAACCTGCAATTACCATCAGCGGAAAGATCAAACCGGCGCCCGCTGGTACCGGCCCATCGTTGAGCCTCCGGCGTACGACCCAGTTGGGACTTGCTACCTCAGCCATGGTGCAGGCTGCCTCTTCAAAACCGGACGGGACATTCAAGCTGGAGGCCTTGCCTGGAGCATACGTCCTGACTGCATCGGACCCCAAGACAGGGAGAGCCTCGAAGCCCTTGACGCTCAATGTTCGCGATGAGAGTATCTCGAACATCGAACTGGAGTTGACCACCGGATTCGAAATCAGGGGACGGATTACGGTCGATGGAACCGGGAGCGCTGACCTCTCGAAGCTTCGGCTCCATTTGGGCGGGTCCCCAGTCAATGTGGATAGCAACGGGGTGTTCCAGGCAAACCTGACGGACGGCATCGGCGATTACTGGCTCCAAGGACTTCCGGAAGGCTGGTATGTGAGGGATGTATCGCTGGCAGGACGTAGATTGACGGGAAGGCGGTTTGCGGTGGAGCTGGGCGTGTCGGACTTGGCCATTGTGCTGAGTCCGCGAGGTGCCCGTGTCGAGGTCACATTCGAAACGACAACTGGCGGGCTGCCGCCCGTGATGGTCACGCTCCTGCCCGACAGCGGCGCCATTCCGGATGCCGAGTCTGCGCTCCACTCCGAGCCGAATGCAACTGGCAAAGCCGTGCTGACCTCAGTTCCGCCGGGCGTCTACCACGTGTTCGCCTTGGACGCATCCAGTTGGCCGCTGTTCATGAGGCCAGACATCCTTATGGAAAAGCACCGGGCAGGTGCGCCACAGCTAAGGGTTGCCGAAGGTGAACGGAAGACCCTCGTAGTGCCGCTTTTGAAGGTAGAGCCGGAGTAA
- a CDS encoding MSCRAMM family protein produces the protein MVDAETREVVRRAAVKVYTSKNQWDEFTDGEGRFQFSGLVAGDYTLIAHRAGYTNRFYKLERSDFEDQKELLIEVHRQGVITGRVADSLSQALRGATIQALISQAPGGGLDVAGTAQTNDLGEYRLSGLDPGLYQVRGTYREGRSSEFDPMPLTIASAYYGGAEKPAEVPVKAGSALSGINFILDPAPPATIRGSLRSEGGSVAEQASLWIMGDAGEGSHDATARNGTFAIPDLGPGTYTISAQTLDPDTPKFGLATVEVRGRDLENIDIVLRPMPKIDAEIRVEGSQPHDLKFGSVYFNRSGQLSAMHMETGHPDQNGRFSVALAPGEYNLRFHSSFSSLDIRSVTLGGQPVKDWKLQIGESSAARKLIIIVGPKPQQ, from the coding sequence GTGGTCGATGCCGAGACGCGCGAAGTAGTTCGTCGGGCGGCCGTTAAAGTCTATACATCCAAGAACCAGTGGGACGAATTCACCGACGGTGAAGGCCGGTTTCAATTCTCCGGCCTCGTGGCCGGCGACTACACATTGATCGCGCACCGGGCCGGATATACCAATCGGTTTTACAAATTGGAACGATCCGATTTCGAAGATCAGAAAGAGCTGCTGATCGAAGTCCATCGGCAAGGTGTCATCACCGGCCGGGTGGCTGATAGTCTCAGTCAGGCATTGCGGGGCGCAACGATTCAGGCGCTGATTTCACAGGCCCCGGGAGGTGGTCTCGACGTGGCCGGCACGGCGCAAACAAATGACTTGGGGGAATATCGCCTGTCCGGTCTGGACCCCGGCCTCTACCAGGTGCGAGGGACCTACCGTGAAGGGCGAAGTAGCGAGTTTGACCCGATGCCGCTGACGATCGCGTCAGCTTATTACGGAGGGGCGGAAAAGCCTGCTGAAGTTCCCGTAAAGGCCGGCTCCGCGCTATCGGGTATCAACTTTATCTTGGATCCTGCTCCTCCCGCCACTATCCGCGGTAGTCTCCGATCAGAGGGAGGGAGCGTCGCGGAACAGGCATCGCTTTGGATCATGGGGGACGCCGGCGAAGGCAGCCACGACGCCACCGCAAGGAATGGAACGTTCGCGATCCCGGACCTCGGCCCAGGCACCTACACGATATCGGCGCAAACCCTGGATCCTGATACGCCGAAGTTCGGACTCGCGACGGTGGAAGTCCGTGGGCGGGACCTGGAAAACATCGACATTGTGTTGCGCCCCATGCCAAAAATTGACGCCGAGATCCGAGTGGAGGGCTCGCAACCGCACGATCTGAAGTTCGGCTCAGTCTACTTCAACCGCAGCGGCCAGTTGTCCGCAATGCACATGGAAACAGGTCACCCAGACCAAAATGGCAGATTCTCGGTTGCATTGGCGCCAGGTGAGTACAATCTTCGATTCCATAGCTCCTTCAGCAGCTTGGACATTCGAAGTGTGACGCTGGGCGGACAACCAGTCAAAGACTGGAAGTTGCAGATCGGTGAGTCTTCGGCGGCCAGGAAGCTCATCATCATAGTCGGACCAAAGCCACAGCAATGA